Within Gemmatimonadaceae bacterium, the genomic segment GCACTGGGAGCGTGTACATCCAGTGCGCGCGCTCCTCGTACCCCCGGTCGAGCGCCGCGATCGCGTCGTCGCGCTCCCCGAACATCGCGTGCACCATCGCGCGATAGACCGGCGGCAAACCGGCCGCGAACGCGCGCGCCTTCATCGCGCGCGCCTCCTTGATCTGGCCGACTCCGTGGAGCGCGATGGCCAGCGGCATCGCGAACATCGCGTAGTCGGGCGCCGACCCGTGCGCCACCCGCGCTTCGCGCACCGCACCCTCGCGGTCGCCCACCCACACCAGCTCCATCGCGAGGAACGTGTACACGCGGACGAACGACGGATCCATCTCCGCCACGCGACGAAACTCGGCGAGCGCCTCGGGATGGTGCGCGCCGAAGTCGTGCACGATCCCCAGGTTCATGTGCGGAAGCACCGACACCGGGTTCAGCTCCACCGCGCGCCGCCCCCTCCCAATCCCACTCGTAGTTGTACTTCGCCGCGAGAGCAGGATGTTCTCCGGCTTCACGTCGCGGTGCACGACCCCTTCGCCGTGCGCATAAGCCAGCGCGTCGGCCACCTGACGGACGATCTCGACCGCATCGGCGACCGGAACGCGCCCGTCGCGTGCGAGTCTCGCGCGAAGTGACTCCCCGTCGATGTACGGCATGACGAAGTACAGCGAGCCCGCCGCGGCGCCGGAGTCGTGCAGCGGCAACACGAACGGGTGGCGCAGCCGCGCGAGGAGCTTGATCTCCCGATCGAATCGCTCGGCCCCCAGCGCCATTCCATGCTCGTCGCGCAGCACCTTGATCGCGACGGGCCGGTCGTGCCGGGTGTCGTGCGCCAGGTAGACGGTGGCCATCCCGCCGGCATCGAGCTCGTGCTGGATCGCGTATCGATCGGCGAGCGCGTCGCGGAGCGCGGTCGGAAAGGTTGTCGTCATGTCCGGGGTGGGAGCGGCTCGGCGGGACAGGGCCGTGAGCAAACTTCGCCCATGTGCACATATTTCGTCCAGATCACCACGCTCCCGCACCCCTCGTTCCCCGCCGCCGTGCTCCACCGCGCCGGAATCGGCTCGCCCGGCATATACACCTCGATCCCCTTCACTTCACCAGGCTTGAGAGATTCCTCAATCTGGTCGAGCGTGTTCTCCGCGTGCCCGCGCACGAACCCGTCCACGTAGTACGTCGGGACACAGAGCTTGTTCGCCTGGAGGCCGATCCCGCGCATCTTCACGCAGTCGAGCGTCCGTCCGCCGTTCCCCATCACGCGCCTCGGCCGAGCGCCGCGCGTCATCGTCGTGCCGCACTGCGGCGTCATCCCGCCCGCCTTGTCGAGAAAATCCACCAGGTTCGACGCCGGCCGCGCCGCGAGCTCCTCGAAGTTGAAGCAGCGCACGGTCGACACGGTGCAGCGCGCGGCGAAACCGTTCCACAACGCCGAGTCGAGCGCGATGTTGTACTTGGCCGTCGTCACCACCGCCGGCAGCTCGTTCGACGCACCCAGCGGGAGCGGCTCGAGCAGCTCGGTGAGATCCATGAGCGAGTCGGCTTTGATGCGGATGTGCAGTGGCCGATAGCCGACCTTTTTGATCTCGAGCATCACGAACGGTCCGACCGCCGTGATGTAGGTGAGGGCGACGATCCCGTCGACCGACGTGAGAGCCTGAGCGCCGAGCGTGTCGCGCACGATCGCTCCATGGACCGGATCGCCGGAGCGCGCGTCGTACACGCCGAGCAACGCCGGGCGCTGCGCCGATGCGACGCACGGGAGGCTGGCCGCGAAAACCGCGGCGCCGACGATCGACCGCCAAGAACGCATGTGGGGCGCTCTAGCGCCGGAGGAGAACGGACAGGGAGAGATTCGAACTCTCGATACCGGGTTCACCGGTATGCCGGTTTTCGAGACCGGTGCCTTCAGCCACTCGGCCACCTGTCCGGAGCAGCCGAGAAAGTTAGGGCGTAGATCATGGTGCGTCAACGACTTGGCGGCGCTGCTCGAAGAAACGCGTGAGCAGCGCGCCGCATTCGTCCGCGCGCACGCCCGCGAGCACTTCAGGCCGATGGTTGAGCTTCGGATGCCGCAGCAGATCGCCGACCGACCCGGCCATGCCCGCCTTCGGATCCCACGCGCCGAACACCACGCGGTCGACGCGCGCGAGCACGATCGCGCCGGCGCACATCGCGCACGGCTCCAGCGTCACGTACAACGTGCATCCGGCGAGCCGCCAATCGTCGAGCGACTCCGCCGCGTCGCGAATCACGAGCAGCTCGGCGTGCGCCGTCGGATCGCGATCGCGCGCCGTGCGGTTTCCGGCGGACGCGACGACCCTGCCCTCGCGCACGAGCACCGCGCCGACCGGAACGTCGCCCGACTCACCGGCGCGACGGGCCTGGTCGAGCGCGAGATCCATGAACGACGCGTCGGCGGATGTCGGGATCATCGCGGCGGGAGCTTCAGACGGTCGAGCAGATTGCGGAATCGCGGATCGGCCCTCGCGTCGGCGAACGGCGATCCGAACACCGCGCGCCGGAGACTAACGTCGTCGACCGACCGATCGAGCCAGGCGAAAGCGCTGTCGTACTCGTGCAGCGCGAAATAGATGTCGGCTATGTCCCATGCCCGACCGCGACCTTCGTTCCATCTCGCCTCGAGAACTCTGAGAATCGCACGGGCTTCCGCACCGTGCCCCGATTCGGCCAGAATGCGCGCGATGCGGCTCGAGTCGTTTCCAGCTTCGACCATTGCATCGGGCCACATCTTGCGCTCTTCGTAAATGCTTCCCACGGTTTGGCTGACGCGACGGACCTTGGGACGGAGAGACCGCAACGGCTGAAGGACGACGAGCGCCTCGTCTTCGCGGCCGAGCAACGCGAGCGTGTCGCCGTAATGCGCGACGGCATCGACGGAGCGAGGGTTGAGCGCCACTGAGCGGCGGGCCTCGGCGATCGCTTCGTCTGAACGGCCCAGCCAGACAGCGACGCTGGCGAGATAGTCGTGGGCCTCGGGATTGTTCGGCTCGATGGCCACAGCGCGGCGAGCCGCCGCCTCGGCCGTCGAAAACTCTAGACGATTGACGCTCGCCCACGCGAGCGCGTCGTAGCCATCGGCGATCGTCGAGTCGAGCGCGATTGCGCGGCGCGCAGCGACGGCGCCGCTGTCGCACGCCACGAGGCGAACGGGACGCACGGCTCTGCCCATGCAGACGGCGTTGTACGCCCGGGCCAGGGCCGCGAAAGCCGGCGGAAAGAGCGAGTCGGCCTTCACCGCTCGCCCGAGAATGTCGACCGCGGCTCTCGTTCCGCTGTCGGTGCGAAAGAGCCGTTGATCCGTGCCGCGCAGATAGAGCTCGAAGGCGTCCGGTTTGGGACGATGCTCGCGTGTGGCCACGACCGCAAAGGCCGCGATCGACACGGCGGCCACGGATCCGATGCCCACCGCCCAACGTCGCAGTGCGCGTCGAGAGCGGGCCGTCGCGAACGCCGCCGAGAACGCGTGCTCGAAGCTCGACGACGAGGGAAATCGCGCGGTGGCGTCGCGGGCGAGCGCGCGCCGCAGCGCGTCATGCGCGGCGTGCGGCACATCCGTCCGCGACTCGCCGAGCATTTCCTGCACGACGGACGCGAGCGAGTAGACGTCGCTGGGCGCGTCGACCGGTCCACGCCCGTTGGCCTGCTCGGGACTCATGTACTCGGGTGTTCCGGCCGACGCGCCGACGGCCAACGGCGGCCGAGCGACGCCGAAGTGACGCCGAAGTGACGCGCTCTAGCGGTTGTATCCGCTCGCCCCCAGGAAAGCCCTCGCGTCGCTGAACAGCAGGATCTCGCGCACGGCGGCCTTCTTGTCGGCGGCCTTGTCGTAATAGGCTTTCGAGATCTTGTATCCCATCCAGTAGCCAAGGTCGGCCGGAATGCCGGGCGGCGTGCGGTCGCCCTGGTAGAGCCAGTCGCCCGTCTTCGCGCTGTCCATCTGCGTCTGGAACTTCGCCCACAGCTCGGCTTCGTGCGCGTCGCCGTACGCGTACGCCGGGTTGATGATGCGCTTGCCGGAGACGAGCTCGGAGAGAAAATCGGCGCTCCCTTCGTTGAGCGCCGCACTCAGTAACGTCTGCGGACCACTGCGCTTTCCCTGAAGCGTGTGGATCATCTCGTGGGAGACGATGTGCGGTAGGTCCGCGACCGAACCAGTGACGGCCCGATGCCACGCGTCGAGCTCGTCGAGCGGCGTCGATGGGTCGCGCGCATTCATCTCGGTGCCGATCAGCAGCGAGTTGCGCCCCGTCGTGCCGCCCGAGCTCATCCGGCCGACCAGGAAATACACGTCGGCGTATCTGGCCTCCGGATACAGAGCAGACATCCGACGGAACGCCGCATGAATCGAATCCTTGATCGCGCGGGCCGTGTCCACGGCGAGCATGTTGCGACGAATCGCGTCGTAGTAGCGCCGGCGACCGAGATACGTGAACGCCAGATTCCGCGCGGCGTCGTTGAGGACCGCGGGCATCACCACCGTGTCGAACCCGGCGCGCTCCGGCGTGCCGAGCGACGCGGCCATCGCGCCCATCGAACGTTCCCGTGTCCAGCCCTTCGCTTCGAGTACCTTGCCGACCGCGTCCTGGTTGATGAGGCGATTGGTGATCCAGTCGAAGAGGCCCGGCGACGGATTCTTGAGATAGTCGTCGCGGAGCGCGGTGATGAGCGCGGTCGTGTCCTTGCCGGCCGCGTGGTCGATCGCCCGCCAGAAGTTGGAGATGTCGCGCGTGACGAGCCGGGCGGAATCGGGGTTCGCCGCCTGCCCGGCCGCGGGAGACGAGACCGCGAACGACAGAGCGGCGACGAGCGTCAGCGGCTTGTACATGCGAATATGGTGTCACGGGTTACTTCAACACGTCAAGTCGCCTCTTCGCCACCGTCAACCAGAGAGTTTGTAAACCTCGTCGTCGAAGTCGACGGAGTCCGTGTACGTCACCTTCATCGTCCCCGACACAGCGTCCCCGGTCGCGAACAGATTTCCACGAATCCTGTCAGAGAATGTGAGAGCGGCGTGGCCGCTGAGTTGACCGGTGAGCGTGTAGGTGCACGGCTCGACGCTCCCGAATCCGTCCCACCAGCGGTCGCACGTGCCGTCGTCGTATAGGTAGAAATGACCGCCGGTGATCGTGGCGCCCGATCCCGTCACCGGCAGCGATTGTCCGCCCATCGTCTGGAGCTCGAACTTCGCGATCAAATGTCGCGGTAGACCGGTCGCTGTGAAGGTCACCGAAGGGAGACCCGGCGCGCTCGCAACGACCGTATTCGTGCCTGCGGCCTCACCGAGCTGCCAGGATCCGGAACTGGCGATTCCGGCGGCGTCGCTGACGGCCAAGCTGGTGCGGACCGTTCCCCCGCCAGCCGTGACCGTGAACGTTACGCGCACGCCCGCGATCGGAGAGAACCCGGACGAATCGGCGACCCAGACAGTCGGCGCGCTGGCCACTGCGGCACCGGGGTCCCCGGACGCGGTGAGGTCGCTGGATGCGATCAGCCTTGCGGCGACCGGCGGCTTCGAAGGCGGTCCATTGGTGTCGGCTACCGAACAGCCAGCCGTGAACACGGCGCACGCGCCGCCCAACGTCGCCAGGATCACTCGCACGGCTGTCATGTCCAACCTCCTCGGTCAGTCGCGAAGAGCCGCGGGGGCTCGCTTACATAAGACGAGATCTATATCGCCAGACCGACAAACCCGTGCATTAGGCTCCGACCGTTTCCTTCGCTGGTTCGCTCGAGAACTCCAAGGCTCCTTTGCCATCCGGCCTGACGACGATTGAGTCCCCGTCCAAGAACTTGCCCTCGAGCACCGCCATGGCGAGCGGATTCTGGATGAGCCGCTGGATCGACCGCTTGAGGGGTCGCGCGCCGAACGCGGGGTCGTACCCTTCCTCGGCCAACACGCGCTTCGCCTCGGGCGTGACCTCGAGCGACATCTTCCGCTCGGCCAGCAGCTTCTCGAGCCGCTTGAGCTGGAGGTCGACGATCCGCTCGATCTGCTCGGTGCCGAGCGGGTGGAAGATGATGATGTCGTCGACGCGGTTGAGGAACTCGGGCTTGAACGCCTGCCGCAGCGACGCCATCACCTGCGTCTCGACCAACGCCCAATCGCCTCTCGCGTGCTCGAGGATGAACGTCGAGCCGACGTTCGACGTCATGATGATGACGGTGTTGCGGAAATCGACCGTGCGCCCCTGGGAGTCCGTGAGGCGCCCGTCGTCGAGGATTTGTAGAAGAATGTTGAAGACGTCCGGGTGGGCCTTCTCGATCTCGTCGAAGAGAACGACCGCGTAGGGACGCCGTCGGATCGCCTCGGTGAGCTGTCCGCCTTCTTCGTAGCCGACGTATCCGGGCGGCGCGCCGATGAGCCGGGCCACGGCGTGCTTCTCCATGTACTCGGACATGTCGATGCGCACCATCGCGTGCTCGTCGTCGAACAGAAAATCGGCGAGCGCGCGGGCGGTTTCCGTTTTGCCGACACCGGTCGGCCCCAAGAAAATGAACGAGCCAATGGGACGGTTCGGGTCCTGCAGCCCGGCGCGCGAGCGGCGCACGGCGTTGGCCACGGCGTGCACTGCCTCTTCCTGGCCGATGACGCGGCGCGCCAACTCCTCATCGAGCTTCGTCAGACGCTCACGCTCGCTCTCGAGCATGCGGGTGACGGGAATGCCGGTCCACCGCGCCACGACCTCGGCGATGTCGTCGGCGCCGACTTCCTCCTTCAGAAACTGCGGGCGTCCATCCTGGGACGCGAGCTTGCGCTCGGTGTCCTTCATCCGCGACTCGAGCTGTGGAATGCGACCGTACGTGATCTCGGCGGCCTTCGCGAGATCTCCGCGACGAGTCGCCTGCTCCGCCTCGATGCGCGCCTGGTCGATTTCCTGTTTGATCTTGCCGACGCCGCCGAGCATCTCCTTTTCCTGCTGCCACTGCGCCTTCATCGCGGACGACTTTTCGCGCAGCTCGGCGAGCTCGCGCTCGAGC encodes:
- a CDS encoding protein kinase is translated as MTTTFPTALRDALADRYAIQHELDAGGMATVYLAHDTRHDRPVAIKVLRDEHGMALGAERFDREIKLLARLRHPFVLPLHDSGAAAGSLYFVMPYIDGESLRARLARDGRVPVADAVEIVRQVADALAYAHGEGVVHRDVKPENILLSRRSTTTSGIGRGRRAVELNPVSVLPHMNLGIVHDFGAHHPEALAEFRRVAEMDPSFVRVYTFLAMELVWVGDREGAVREARVAHGSAPDYAMFAMPLAIALHGVGQIKEARAMKARAFAAGLPPVYRAMVHAMFGERDDAIAALDRGYEERAHWMYTLPVQAYFRELRGNPRFVALVEKVRHAGPP
- the tadA gene encoding tRNA adenosine(34) deaminase TadA, with the translated sequence MIPTSADASFMDLALDQARRAGESGDVPVGAVLVREGRVVASAGNRTARDRDPTAHAELLVIRDAAESLDDWRLAGCTLYVTLEPCAMCAGAIVLARVDRVVFGAWDPKAGMAGSVGDLLRHPKLNHRPEVLAGVRADECGALLTRFFEQRRQVVDAP
- a CDS encoding DUF2268 domain-containing putative Zn-dependent protease (predicted Zn-dependent protease with a strongly conserved HExxH motif), which produces MYKPLTLVAALSFAVSSPAAGQAANPDSARLVTRDISNFWRAIDHAAGKDTTALITALRDDYLKNPSPGLFDWITNRLINQDAVGKVLEAKGWTRERSMGAMAASLGTPERAGFDTVVMPAVLNDAARNLAFTYLGRRRYYDAIRRNMLAVDTARAIKDSIHAAFRRMSALYPEARYADVYFLVGRMSSGGTTGRNSLLIGTEMNARDPSTPLDELDAWHRAVTGSVADLPHIVSHEMIHTLQGKRSGPQTLLSAALNEGSADFLSELVSGKRIINPAYAYGDAHEAELWAKFQTQMDSAKTGDWLYQGDRTPPGIPADLGYWMGYKISKAYYDKAADKKAAVREILLFSDARAFLGASGYNR